Proteins encoded within one genomic window of Salmo trutta chromosome 11, fSalTru1.1, whole genome shotgun sequence:
- the LOC115201895 gene encoding zinc finger protein 3-like, producing MIESADAEATGPGVKQERSEGEEDLRHSRDIQAGAPPVATEDPAPAQPRTRHSISGMQNAVLKSESDTETLTVTHRFLHTGSDHRSDPERLGPLGCPPAAGSEYLPVFHQSQRTVHSRGDGDGDALDTGSDDPSCSYATEIDPGKIPLGLETQTDLSRGDWNRYSSSIYSKGCIDKKGEVIMVDEVKVEGDAPPTWNADSHLGEGHSQGSDFLNYRGSLETNLNVATHSSLHAFRGRDPVFTSMAPSDSHGDVLFDQVLNSNNTARAQAQGEGATSGNSKEKRFLCMFCNKGFSCPQKVERHQRVHTGEKPFSCTQCEKRFSRQDNLKMHQRVHTGEKPFSCTQCHMRFALAGNLKMHLKVHTGERPFACTHCGKRFSERRYLRIHQQKNHAIL from the exons atgatagag tctgcagatgcAGAGGCTACAGGTCCTGGGGTCAAACAGGAGAGGTCTGAAGGAGAGGAAGACCTACGGCACAGCAGAGACATCCAGGCTGGAGCGCCCCCTGTAGCCACGGAGGACCCTGCCCCAGCGCAGCCCAGGACCCGACACAGCATCAGTGGAATGCAGAACGCTGTCCTCAAGTCAGAGTCCGACACCGAGACTTTAACTGTAACACACAGGTTCTTAcacacaggatctgaccacagatcagacccagagagactAGGGCCACTGGGTTGTCCTCCTGCTGCTGGCTCAGAGTATTTACCAGTATTTCACCAGAGCCAGAGGACGGTTCATTCCCGTGGGGATGGTGATGGTGACGCGTTAGACACTGGCAGTGATGATCCATCTTGTTCTTACGCTACAGAAATAGATCCTGGCAAAATACCCTTGGgtttagagacacagactgatctgtctagaggggactggaaccgGTACAGTAGTAGTATATACTCTAAAGGGTGCAtagataagaaaggggaggttATAATGGTAGATGAGGTGAAAGTGGAGGGCGACGCTCCTCCGACATGGAATGCAGATAGTCACCTAGGAGAAGGACACTCGCAGGGCAGCGATTTCTTAAATTACAGGGGAAGCTTAGAGACAAATCTAAATGTCGCCACCCACTCCTCTTTACATGCGTTCAGGGGTCGTGACCCAGTGTTCACGTCGATGGCACCTTCCGATTCACATGGCGACGTCCTTttcgatcaggtattgaactcaaacAACACGGCTAGAGCCCAGGCTCAGGGAGAAGGAGCCACATCAGGCAATAGTAAAGAGAAAAGattcctctgcatgttctgtaacaaaggcttcagctgtCCCCAGAAGGTggagaggcaccagagggtccacacaggggagaaacccttcagctgtacccagtgtgagaagaggttctcccgccAGGACAACCTAAAGatgcaccagagggtccacacaggggagaaacccttcagctgtacccagtgtcacatgcgcttcgCCCTGGCAGGCAacctgaagatgcacctgaaggtccacacgggagaaAGGCCATTCGCCTGTACGCACTGTGGGAAGAGGTTCTCCGAGAGGAgatacctcaggatacaccagcagaaaaaccaTGCCATTCTATGA